taatttggaaACTTGGCATTGGTCAAAACCACCCACTCACACTCACTACTCATGGAAATGCAAAACCATGCTCCTTTTTATCAAAATCCAGGTTCTAATTTGTAGCAATCAAACACGTGTCATATATTAATATGTAATCCTAtcctattaaaaaataataataaatgagtGTTAggactaataatttttataatttataaccaTCAAATAgccattaataataattttaattatgtgagattttatttaatattttactcGATTACATGTTGGCCAGAATTTAATGAAGTTACTGACTTTCTAgattttttcataattaataaattaataatgagaCATACTCCTATACTTGACAAGAATAGTCATAGTCTCATAGTCATGGTATTGATGCATGAAGATAAATAACACTCTGTCAcgtaatcataataataaattgatGATCCCACAATTTGGTATTCAGCGACTTAACGACTGAATTGGGACCTATAAATAAACGAGTGGCACCGTTAAAGAGCCATCAGAACCAAATTAAAGAAAGAGATTATAATGTCGTTATTTGCCAGGGTTGTAGTTGGAGAAGGAGGTGGAAAATGGATAGGACTAGTAACCGCCATATGGGTTCAAGCAATATGTGGAAACAACTACACTTTCGCCAACTACTCCGATGTTTTGAAGTCCCTAATGTCTCTAACACAGATGCAACTCAACAATCTCTCTGTTGCTAAGGATGTTGGCAAGGCCTTTGGTCTTCTCTCTGGTCTTGCTTCTCATCACTTCTCTACTTCACTTATTCTCATTATTGGAGCCACCATGGGATTCATTGGTTATGGTCTTCAATACCTTGTTGTCAGCCAAACAATTACTCCACTCCCTTATTGGCTCGTAAGTAATAAATACTTACTGTAATTAACACCTGTCAGATTAAGCTTTTGAAATAAGTAGTTTATTAAGATTGTCATGGAATCAGTCatctcaaaaatttaaaaaaaaagggcaaCCCGGTGCACAAGCGTCCCGCGTTTAACGCAGGGTCCGGGAAAGGGCCGCAATTTAAActgataaaaaaagataacataaataattataaatcttttaaaCATAGAGTTCTAATATTATATCATGAAACTACTCATCCTAAACATTTAAAATGCTTTGCAGATGTGTGTATTCTTGTGTATGGGGGGAAACAGCACAACATGGATGAACACAGCAGTTCTTGTTACTTGTATGAGGAACTTCCCGAAGAACAGAGGACCAATTTCTGGGATTCTAAAGGGTTATGTTGGACTCAGCACTGCAATCTTCACTGACATATGTTCTGCGTTGTTCTCCTCAGACCCTTCCAAGTTTCTGCTAATGCTTACCATTGTTCCTGCCGTCATTTGCTGCATTGCTGCTGTTTTCCTTCGCGAAACGCCGCCAGCTTCCACTTATGctcaagagaagaaagaagctCAGTTCCTCAACACATTCAACTTCATTGCTGTCATGGTAGCTGTTTATCTTTTAGCCTTTGATGTTAGCGGAATTCATGGCCATGTTTTTTCCTTGATATTCACAGCTGGGCTTCTTATCCTATTGGTCATGCCGCTTCTTGTGCCTTTGTATGTGATCATCTTCAATAGTACTGATCTAGACGAAGAACAACAGATTCATGAAGCGTTGCTTGATGGGGACAAGAAGGTGGAGGAAGTTGAAATTATAAAACAAAAGCCTGTTATAGGGGAGGAACATAGCATAGTTGAAATGATGAGAACCATTGAATTTTGGAtcatgtttgtgtctttccttTGTGGAGTAGGAACAGGAATGTGTGTGATGAACAACATGGGGCAGATGGGAGAAGCACTTGGTTACTCCGATGTTTCAATCTTCATTTCCTTCATTAGCATATGGGGTTTCTTCGGACGCATTGTTTCTGGCTCGCTCTCAGAATACTACATCAGGCAAGTTCTTTTCTGTCTTCATTATGAAGTTGTTAGTTGATAaccgttagataatttgacatatttgattaaattattatctaacagTTCTTAACTAGCAACTTCACATTCTGCAAATGAGTTTTCATCTTCTAGGATACAGAACAAATATTGAGATTAAGTTTAATATTGCAGAAAATCAGGGATGCCAAGGCTAGTTTGGAATGCAGGTGCACAAATCCTTATGAGTATAGGGTACATTGCATTGGCTATGGCATTGCCAGGGTCACTATACATAGGTTCAATGGTAGTGGGAATATGCTATGGAGTTTACTTTACAATAACACCAGCAGCAGCTTCAGAGTTATTTGGGCTTAAATACTATGGCATAGTATACAACATTCTAATTCTGAACCTTCCTATTGGCTCATTCATCTTCTCTGGCCTCATTGCTGGCTACCTATATGATGTTGAAGCGACAAGTGTGCCTGGTGGGGGCAACACTTGCATTGGTGCAAATTGTTATAGGCTTGTTTATCTCATTATGGCTTTTGCTTCTCTATTTGGCTGTGTCTTGGATGTGCTGCTTGCTGTTAGAACAAATAAGGTTTATTACAACATCTATCAAGACACAAGAAGCCTTGTCAATTCAATCCAATAGCGCACGACATGCTCAATGCTTTAGGGTTTTATCACTTTATGTTAAAACACTTGCAAAATTGTCGATATATGTATCATTTGATAATATTCATAAATGTTATTTTTAACTCCAAACTCATATGATTTGCTAGTATTggtaaatattaataactatttatatAACAAGCggttttatgtttatttaagaGTTTTTTACAATATATTTTAGCAAAAGACAGATTAGGATCAAAACTCTATTTAATAGTTTATGgttaatcaataaattactgtatgcacaaaacataaatcaaaattcTATTTAATAGTTTATTGTTAATTAATGAATTACTGTATGCACAAAGCATAAGTCAAAAGctattatttaagaatttaatgaTTCTGGGCTAGAGAGGACAAAACTCCCCGAGACGCAAGGATCCCTGCGGAAATTGTTCCGAATGGGATTCGAGCGGGATCCCCGTCCTGTCCCCGTCTCTGCTATTCCCcgaaatttataaattttcttaattatttttaatagtttatttcatatatgttttttagtcatttcataCACATATATAGAAACCAAAATCTCATAATCTTCATTTGCATAACCTTTTTTTAATTCAGAGATCTCTAATGCTCCCCTCTGCAGCCACCCTCTCGCCATTCTCCTTCTCACCGCATCGTCACACTTCACCATGCCATCACCCTCACCGCGTCGTGCTTTCTATTTGCAGCGTTCCTTTTCGTAACTCTGCTGTTGTGTTCATTCTTCTTTCTGTTGCTACGTCTCCCACATCGTCCACTGTTTTTGTCCTCTGGCTCGTCGTTGCGTTCCCCCCACTATGTCATTTCGAAAGAAGCCACTATCgtgtcatttaattttttgtataaaattttgcAGTTTTTGTATAAGTTAGATACGTGCAGCTCTATTCAtatagaaattaataattagttagaaTTATTATGTAAACAGAGAATAGGATGTCACGAAGAATAAGGACCGTGAAGAATAATGATGAGGAGCAATATTCCTCCATAGTAGAAAATGAAAACGGAAATAGAAACAAATCTAAGAGTGGAAACGGAGACCAGGAGGCATCCCCTGCCTCCATCCTTCCCCGTTAACATCCTATCTGGGCGAaatttttggtttatttctttGTGCTTTATtgctattatttgtttttgtacAAACATCCTTTACGGTTTAGGCTTTTGGCATTCGGCTCTTTTTATCTGGGCCGACAGCCTATGATTAAAAGCCCATGCAGATTGAAATAGAAAGGTATGGGCTAAGGGGATATATCAGACCTGGGCTTCATTAATTGTTTATCTTCTTAAGCATGTTTTCCACTTTTATGACATCCAGAaattgataacaaaaaaaatatgagaaagTATGGGAgccaataaaatatttatacaatgtatACAATGAAAGTTtagggagtattagagatataatcattagtgttaccttTCTCTATCAAGATAAGTCTCTGGGATAaatggtatcatgacatgacactagaattttagatttaaaaggtcaagagttcgatctTTGTGTCTTTATCGGATACACATACACAAATACAGAtataatcatataaataaatacatatagtTTGTTTAGTTATTAAGATACTAATAAAGAGACAtaaacatatttctcattaaaaatcatttttatcctTATTGTTGTTGGTGATAAAAGGAGaaagtgaaattaaaaaattttgaagggacaaaattgtaataaaaatttatcttatgtataatatatatgtgATCTAACTTTTTGGCATGATACTAAATACATATTTTGTATGTTGTTGTATATCAACATATCTtgttaaaatttgtattttattaagaaaatagtaAATGTATTACTATATCCGCATCTCTAATAGGCATGGATAACAACAACACAGAAAAGAGAACACAGATACTTGTAAGTGAAAGTAACATTACTAATGGATTTGGattctctaaagtttgaattttactttagagagtaaagtgtgatcttttaccatttattttataggtaggaccaagaataaatatgagagagaaaccATTCAAAGGTAGAAAATCATACTTTACCctctaaaatataaatttaaaatttagatgatCCAAAGTTATAGAAAATTTGAGAGGGGggtaaaagtaaatttttttaacaattatgttatttgtacaacaaaatttaattacttgtataaaatatatattggaatatgaaaaatatatacattgattaaaaaatataggTTTTACTATTAAAAGCTAGAGATGAATTGTAATGGTCACTTAAATTGTTACCTTGAATTGGATTCTTCTTCCTTGACTATATATGAAATGAATATTCATGCACACATTAACTTTATTGTTCCTCTGGAATCAAGAGGATACTTGTAAGCAGTAGACACTTTTGACCTTATTGTTATATTGCAttgcaaataaataaaggaaaaatataGGTACTAACATATTATCTGTCAACTTCTGCcaattcttatttatatttgtgttttatagaagtgtgttcgtagatgtgtctaataattaatatattttaaatacatatataaagaaatacatccagaaaatatatctataaagatatttctattaaacacagttataaaaaagatatttttattagacacatatACGAACATACTTCTATGAAACACAAatacacaattataaataagagttggtaGAAGTTGGCAGATACGCTGTTGGTAACGTAACGGAACCGATAAATAAATGATACGTAAGGTGGTTGTCTTGAGTCTTGTTTGaattattaacttttttttttcttatgcaTGATCTTTTTGATGGAAAAGATGAACATGTCCTATACAAATGGTAGTGGTATAACTGTTGCTGCTTTGTTAATGGGGAAAAATGTTGTGTCATAGTGATAGCAATATCACTTTTTTGTTATATAGATAAAAATGAGAGCTATAGATAGAAAAGAGTTCCACGTGAGATAGGAGTCATATATATAAgacttcaaattcaaataatatctaTGTTTATAATATGGATGCTAAGATATTTCATATATGACCAAAAGCAATTTTTTGCATTCAGTCATGGTTGCAATATTAATGTTGAATATTCTCCTAAGATCCAAATTTATTCTTCTCCAATTGGATGGACACAAAGGAATCGCAATACCTAGTACGTCGTATATATAATGCACTCCCATTATTCATTTACCTTAGCCTGGCTTGCTTTTTTGTGTGGTCAAAGATTGTGTTTGTAGTGCATTTtgggaaaaggaaaagagaaaaatttatCACAAAACACTTTTATGACAAGTAACATTTATGTTCCTCATACATTCATTATTGGTGTATGAATGTATGACGAAAAAAagatcattattattattattattattgttctttttcttaataaaagagTTGCATCTTAATTAGTTCTCCtattaattttaagtttaattattatattggtttctataatttcatttaactttaaattaaatttttatattttttttaattaggttcctatattatatcaaattttgtaaCTAAGTCCCTATCGTGACAAAAACGTTAGAAGtaacagaatattctattaaattatacaaaatattcaatcaagtgttaaatatatttattttgattaataaaatatttcattaattttaatatttttattacaacagatatttaattataatacaaAATCTGATATGATATatgaacttaattaaaaaaaatatacaaagacctaattaaaaatttagtaaaattatagaattgagagaataattaaaacttaattttatTGCATTGAATATGGTTACCTTGGACAAATAATAGATCATCAAATCGTTATTAATAGGCATTACTATTTTATCTTACGAGAAAAATGTTAAAAAgtcattagaatttattattttttatcgtAAGTTAATCATCAATATTAAAACTATGgattaaaaatatgttattgaATCACTagactaaaaaaaatcaaattaataactaagagtgataactaaaaataataaatcttaaTGGTCTTTTAGCATTTTTGATCTTGTAGTTACGTCATATAAAGCTCaaatgaagataaaaatttgaGCCGCAAAGGTATTGTATGGTGTTATCATACATATATAAGCTTTTCTTTTAACGACAATTGTTCATATATATCATCCaacaaaagcaaaaagaaagaaaaaaaaaaagctttcaatttttaatttgtttggaaACATTATAGCTAGTACGATGATTGTGATTAAACGTGACTGTGTGTATGCTTCTTGTCGTTTCCTCTAGCTAGCTAGCTAGCTAGTATATATGATATATCAAACTATAAAATGTATTACATTCATGTAATTTAGGTGTATATAGTTACGtgcatcattaattaattaataaagttCTAACTTGTTAAGAAcgtaatcaaattattatattttactttataATTAAATGGTGTGTATATATGCATGAAATTTCATATCTGGACGATTGTTTAATTAGCTTTTGTTAAGGTGATGCTAGCTACTTCTTGATTATTCATTATCTTGATTATTCATCAAAGTTTTTCAAGTAATTTCATTTATCTGTCCTCCACCAAAGGGATGAAGGTGAGTTGAGTCAAAAGCAAAGCTAGCTAGCAAGTATTATTCTAGGTAAAAACCtaagtgcagtcgacttcacgtgaagttgataactgagagtcgttagataatttaactgatttgactaaatttttatctaaggactctcaactatcaatttcacgtctacacctgagttttcaccattATTCTATTGGTTGAAATAATCTTGAGTTCAATACTAGTGGCAGATTTAATTATTATGCTGTTGCTTTTCTATTGTAATTTAGATTATGCATGGACTTGACTTGGCATTCTTAGCTGTTACGGAAGCCGCTATATATTAATTTGGAAATAAAGATTTTTAGAATTagtttttttagtttataatttgttaattttttaatttttcttttcccattttaatatttatcatcCACTATATATTTTATTGGCTGATCATTATTGATTATAAAAAAGTTGGTTAAAGAAAAGTTGATcatctaataaaattgatatcaGTTTACATTATTTTgcttattaataaatatatataataatatcgtATATGCTAAAAATTAAGGAAGATGCTAAAGATAAAGCAAATCAAAGACAATTCACACGTTTGGTTTTGTTGAGAAAGAGCAAACCCTTAATTTCAAGATGGGATATGAGGGATTTCTAATTGACGATGATTCAATAAATCGATAATAGAGGTATCTGAAAGAGATTATTTGATACCTAAATTGATAATAGTTTAAGAGATATAAAAATTATGATTAAATAGCATATTATAGACGTATATTTAAACTATTTATTTATAGTATTTGCATGAGAGATTTTATAAAgatctgaataagattttttttaatttagcgcTTGATCTAGTATACAAATGCGAGTTAGGACTATAGTTGTTAGAACTTAGAATTGATTCTGGctgattttgttaaattttgattgattttttttaaacagtTAAAATATTAGACTGGATCGATTTAAGATACGTGATTCACCGATTTTTCAGTAGAATTATTGAATTTAGCAACTATAATTAAAACGTTTGGTGTGAAGTAACATGGCCCTAAATATGCCATGCATGTTAGGTTGGGCTACTTAATGTAATATATTCATTGATAATTGAAGAACTTgatcaaatataattaaatgtaAGATTTTGTTTTAACATGAGAGTGGtgttatttgaaaattaaatgaaaagctTTATAAAACGTGTTACTACAAAATGAGGACAGAAAAGTAGAGAATCATGAATTGCAATTTTGGCAAGCTGAGCTGGAGATTCTGCAGTTGAGTGAACCTAGTTGAACTCTTTCCTCAATTATCATCTCCTCATTACTTGgcaaaatcaattataattcaaaacttTAGTCATATTATTGCATTATATAGCCTTGCTTCTTGCTTTTGGGGTAATAACTTATTGGTGCCATATCTAGCAAATAATCTCTTCCCATTTTATATCTTTTTGGTTATTgctttcttctcaattttaatttgttctccaaagttttttattttgttatttattagtAGTAAAAGTACATCAAACCTAGACCTAGTAACATAATGCTTAATAAACTAACCTAAGATCTTgactaacaaaaactaattaatacaaagcaaaatatatgaaataaaaatccaaaaaaaaaaactaaaatctaTATAATTGGAATATCATAAAGACCAACACATTTTTATGAAACTAGATTTGTTTGCAAATTGCAATTGCTGCCTTTGGCGTGAAGAAACATTGAAAAGGGGAGTAGCTTCTTTCATATGACTACTGCTCACATGGTTTTGTACTTTTGTTATCCCAAAAGGTCTCCATTTTCGTGAAAGAATCTCACTAGGACTTCCATCGCTTTCTATTTCTATGCAACTGCAAAATGGAATCTTATTTAGCTCACTATTCACGtaaataagtaattttataatactATAACTAGGGTACAGGAAATGTAATTTCGAATTGAAAAAATCTCAAGAgtcaacaattttattttataatacattttaaatttattgattaaaaaaataataaattataatttggcAATTATATATGCTATTCATCAAATGCATTTACTCGATCTGTTCAGAGTTTTCATGATTCTTTTGGTCCCCTTACTCCCCTTCACCTGTTGAACAAGGAAACTAAATTTCATTATAAATAATGATCTATATATACGGGAGgatcctttaatttatttgcagTTCTCATTTTAGATTATTAGAAGTTAAACCTTTTTTAATTAGGCACATATATAGTAGTAAGTTATATATGAATCTTGAATCTATAATATAACGTAACATCATGCAAACTACCTACTCTTTGATTTTAGTTTAGGAACGTTCacctttttttttccctctctttACTAAACTTGTATCTATCTCTATACCTGTATGCATGattacatatttatatttattatataatgtggattaatttttgtaatcactttttgtaaaattaatacaattttaaaaaatttatatttctgtaataatattattatggatAAAAACATTAGTTAAAACTATTTTGACCTGATATAGCCtaaataattttgattaacATACGGTGATTTCATCAATTTTATTGACTTTGAATTGGTTCATCACTTGTTGAAACTTATTAGAAAATAATTCTgtcatccaaaatttttattaaaattcagTGAACCAGCCAATTTTATTAATCCAAACTAAGCATGACAACACCACTTAAATTCGCAGATA
The Arachis duranensis cultivar V14167 chromosome 5, aradu.V14167.gnm2.J7QH, whole genome shotgun sequence genome window above contains:
- the LOC107487474 gene encoding protein NUCLEAR FUSION DEFECTIVE 4: MSLFARVVVGEGGGKWIGLVTAIWVQAICGNNYTFANYSDVLKSLMSLTQMQLNNLSVAKDVGKAFGLLSGLASHHFSTSLILIIGATMGFIGYGLQYLVVSQTITPLPYWLMCVFLCMGGNSTTWMNTAVLVTCMRNFPKNRGPISGILKGYVGLSTAIFTDICSALFSSDPSKFLLMLTIVPAVICCIAAVFLRETPPASTYAQEKKEAQFLNTFNFIAVMVAVYLLAFDVSGIHGHVFSLIFTAGLLILLVMPLLVPLYVIIFNSTDLDEEQQIHEALLDGDKKVEEVEIIKQKPVIGEEHSIVEMMRTIEFWIMFVSFLCGVGTGMCVMNNMGQMGEALGYSDVSIFISFISIWGFFGRIVSGSLSEYYIRKSGMPRLVWNAGAQILMSIGYIALAMALPGSLYIGSMVVGICYGVYFTITPAAASELFGLKYYGIVYNILILNLPIGSFIFSGLIAGYLYDVEATSVPGGGNTCIGANCYRLVYLIMAFASLFGCVLDVLLAVRTNKVYYNIYQDTRSLVNSIQ